In one window of Syngnathus typhle isolate RoL2023-S1 ecotype Sweden linkage group LG7, RoL_Styp_1.0, whole genome shotgun sequence DNA:
- the si:dkeyp-19e1.3 gene encoding USP6 N-terminal-like protein isoform X1, with product MKKDIDTLIAEERADIISKYEKGRQEGVRIDPWEDADYSIYKVTDRFGFLHEKELPTPSVLEEKQKQQELERVGKWLKMVKNWSKYKNSDKLVKRVYKGIPLQLRGQAWALLLDIEKVKKDNEGKYEKMKQQARSFSTEIKQIDLDVNRTFRNHIMFMDRFGVKQQALFHVLAAYSVYNTEVSYCQGMSQIAAILLMYLNEEDAFWALSQLLTNSKHAMHGFFIPGFPKLQRFQAHHERILSKMLPKLRKHLDMEQMSCGVYTTKWFLQCFIDRSPFTLTLRLWDIYILEGEKMLTAMAYTTLKLHKKRLLKFQLEDLREFLQEQLAASFLLPDDIVVEQLQAAMSELRSKKLDQPPPAKSEELPKKPLGQERPIHLLPLQPSCPLEVKSDLQPISQSNKESITPEHTNPQASKSHSRSSTPSLLAPDSAALLPKVTPRCMPSRAPPLPPKPAKPCAEVNDGKDVKGRVPEKAQGRKLCAAPDTREEPMEWPPPYEATSLEDPSMHTEMLDLPELPPPPLFYSTEEEQTVSPPAQNLSPPPSVATLKHSPEAPTKSLLSSPCGFTSSSSPRHPPPKPTKFPVSLYVPATSADRRPSNTSQYDNLSEADDDDRCPERLLGSTPEEVPVHRDYDPALYPLPTPPIFIPSSPSPLLSLHCTLPSLPQESEYEGDDRWVEGSIIIPSPPPNFADRLSPQPCHTTTSPPTYSKPFTRGPRDHSAFPAPLLYTRSPPGHPRFSGQSALGVPEVQSSADFCRMPPAGQQPPKSVTF from the exons aTGAAGAAGGACATAGACACACTGATAGCAGAAGAACGCGCTGACATCATTTCCAAATATGAGAAG ggCAGGCAAGAGGGTGTCAGGATTGACCCTTGGGAGGATGCTGACTACAGCATCTATAAGGTGACGGACCGCTTCGGCTTCCTGCA TGAGAAAGAGCTACCGACGCCCAGTGTGCTTGAAGaaaag CAAAAGCAACAAGAGCTTGAGCGTGTGGGGAAGTGGCTAAAGATGGTGAAGAACTGGAGCAAGTATAAGAACAGTGACAAA TTGGTGAAGCGTGTTTATAAAGGCATCCCCCTCCAGCTAAGAGGCCAGGCCTGGGCTTTACTTTTGGACATAGAGAAGGTTAAAAAAGACAATGAGGGAAAATATGAG aaaatgaaGCAGCAGGCTCGCAGCTTCTCCACAGAGATCAAACAGATTGACTTGGATGTTAACAGAACCTTCCGGAACCACATCATGTTCATGGACCGCTTTGGAGTCAA GCAGCAGGCACTCTTTCATGTACTAGCAGCCTACTCTGTCTACAACACG GAGGTGAGCTACTGTCAGGGGATGAGTCAGATTGCTGCTATCCTGCTCATGTACCTGAATGAGGAGGACGCCTTCTGGGCTTTGTCCCAGCTCCTCACCAACAGCAAACATGCCATGCATG GTTTCTTCATCCCGGGATTTCCCAAACTGCAGCGTTTCCAAGCCCACCATGAGCGGATACTCTCCAAAATGCTGCCTAAACTGAGGAAGCACCTG GACATGGAACAGATGTCATGTGGGGTTTACACCACTAAGTGGTTCCTCCAGTGCTTTATTGACAGA AGCCCCTTCACACTCACCCTGCGTTTATGGGACATCTATATTCTGGAGGGGGAGAAGATGCTGACGGCCATGGCTTATACAACCCTCAAGTTACACAAGA AGCGTTTGCTGAAGTTTCAGTTGGAGGACCTGAGGGAGTTTCTTCAGGAGCAGCTGGCTGCTTCGTTCTTACTTCCAGACGACATAGTGGTGGAACAACTACAGGCTGCTATGTCGGAGCTACGCAGTAAAAAGTTGGACCAACCTCCTCCGG CAAAGTCAGAGGAGCTACCAAAGAAGCCCCTTGGTCAAGAGAGGCCAATTCACCTGCTCCCTCTGCAGCCAAGCTGTCCTCTTGAAGTCAAAAGTGATCTGCAGCCCATCAGCCAGTCTAATAAGGAGAGCATCACCCCAGAGCACACCAACCCCCAAGCCTCCAAAAGCCACAGCAGGTCAAGCACACCCTCCCTGCTAGCGCCTGATTCAGCTGCATTGCTTCCAAAAGTGACACCGAGGTGTATGCCTTCCAGAGCACCTCCGTTACCTCCCAAACCAGCAAAACCCTGCGCCGAGGTAAATGACGGCAAAGATGTGAAGGGAAGGGTCCCTGAAAAAGCTCAAGGAAGGAAACTTTGTGCAGCCCCAGACACTCGGGAGGAGCCTATGGAATGGCCCCCACCCTATGAAGCCACTTCTCTGGAGGATCCTAGCATGCATACAGAGATGTTGGACTTGCCAGAGCTGCCACCTCCACCATTGTTTTACTCCACAGAAGAAGAGCAAACAGTTAGTCCACCGGCCCAGAACCTTTCCCCGCCCCCATCGGTGGCAACATTAAAGCATTCTCCAGAGGCGCCAACCAAGTCGCTGCTGTCTTCTCCCTGCGGCTTCacatcctcttcctctcctAGGCACCCTCCCCCCAAGCCCACTAAATTTCCGGTGTCCCTGTACGTTCCAGCAACTTCGGCCGACAGGCGCCCTTCCAACACCTCCCAGTACGACAACCTTTCCGAAGCTGATGATGACGATCGCTGCCCAGAGAGGTTGTTGGGCTCCACCCCCGAGGAGGTTCCTGTCCACAGAGACTACGACCCCGCTCTATATCCGCTGCCTACACCTCCCATCTTCATCCCGTCATCACCGTCTCCTCTGCTGTCCTTGCACTGCACTCTTCCCAGTTTGCCTCAGGAGTCAGAATATGAAGGAGATGACCGCTGGGTGGAGGGCTCCATTATCATCCCATCTCCTCCGCCCAACTTTGCAGACAGACTCTCTCCCCAGCCGTGTCACACAACCACCTCGCCCCCTACTTACTCTAAGCCTTTCACTCGGGGCCCCAGGGACCATTCTGCCTTCCCGGCGCCACTCTTGTACACCAGGTCTCCCCCGGGCCACCCCAGGTTCTCAGGACAGTCTGCGTTGGGAGTGCCTGAGGTGCAATCCAGCGCAGACTTTTGCAGGATGCCTCCTGCAGGACAGCAGCCTCCAAAGTCTGTCACCTTTTAA
- the uevld gene encoding ubiquitin-conjugating enzyme E2 variant 3: MDLRSEKIQRVISKYKFHDVALEELDNIENAFPGMIPSVGRYTFNDGSQKELLKLNGNLPVKYEGRSYNFPIQLWLIDSFPVTPPICLLRPTPDMIIREGKHVDARGRIHLPILHNWDHPKSSVVALLEEMICKFQEEPPLSSSVPGEKNPQELLAFVNNLRINDSTVRHHDQPSTVRHHDQPVHKVSVVGGGDLGMAAVMSILAKCIVDKVVFIDVAESATKGGSTDLEIFKLPKVEVSKDLSASRGSRVIVVTANAWSGEQSYVSVVQTNVNLFRGIIPTLAQLNPSAVMIIASQPVDVMTHIAWRQSGLPPTQVIGAGCNLDSERLSYILNISLNVHKQAWVIGEHSDNKVPVMSNNEPGSKKLLEITGLDATKPLLGRAFDIMKNQGQRSWSVGLSVADITNSILTDRKKVHSITTLAQGWSGIGAEVFLSLPCLLGSSGSMRLAGVSLGKEEDSKLKESIKSLTNLIGQLRI; the protein is encoded by the exons ATGGACCTCCGGTCGGAGAAAATACAGCGGGTCATCTCCAAG TACAAGTTCCACGATGTTGCTCTTGAGGAGCTGGACAACATTGAGAACGCCTTCCCTGGGATGATCCCTTCTGTCGGCAGATATA CGTTCAATGATGGCTCCCAGAAAGAGCTCCTCAAATTGAACGGCAACCTTCCAGTCAAGTATGAAG GACGCTCCTACAACTTCCCCATCCAGCTGTGGCTGATAGACTCCTTCCCGGTCACGCCTCCCATTTGCCTCCTCAGGCCCACGCCGGACATGATAATCAGGGAGGGCAAACACGTAGATGCCCGAGGACGCATCCATTTACCTATTTTGCACAACTGGGATCAC CCCAAGTCATCAGTGGTGGCTCTTCTGGAGGAGATGATTTGCAAGTTTCAAGAAGAGCCTCCGCTGTCCTCTTCCGTCCCAGGAGAGAAAAATCCCCAGGAGCTCTTGGCGTTTGTTAATAATCTCCGGATCAATGATA gTACCGTCAGACACCATGATCAGCCAA GTACCGTCAGACACCACGATCAGCCGGTCCACAAAGTCTCTGTTGTCGGAGGAGGGGATTTAGGAATGGCTGCAGTGATGAGCATTTTGGCCAAG TGTATAGTAGACAAGGTCGTCTTCATTGACGTTGCCGAGAGTGCCACCAAGGGGGGCAGCACAGACCTGGAGATATTCAAGTTGCCAAAGGTCGAGGTGTCCAAAG ATTTGTCTGCCTCCAGGGGTTCCAGGGTCATTGTGGTGACCGCCAACGCATGGAGTGGCGAGCAGTCGTATGTAAGCGTGGTCCAGACCAATGTCAACTTGTTCAGAGGGATCATTCCAACATTGGCGCAGCTCAACCCCAGCGCTGTCATGATCATCGCTTCTCAGCCAG TGGACGTGATGACCCACATTGCATGGAGGCAGAGCGGGCTGCCACCAACGCAAGTCATCGGGGCGGGCTGTAATCTGGACTCTGAGCGTCTTAGTTACATTCTGAATATTTCCTTAAATGTTCACAAACAGGCCTGGGTCATTGGAGAGCATTCGGACAACAAAG TCCCTGTGATGAGTAACAATGAGCCGGGCTCCAAAAAGTTGCTGGAAATCACAGGATTGGACGCCACCAAACCACTGCTCGGCAG AGCCTTTGATATCATGAAGAATCAAGGTCAGCGCTCATGGTCTGTTGGTTTATCTGTTGCTGACATCACAAACAGCATCCTGACGGATAGGAAAAAAGTCCACTCCATCACCACTCTTGCCCAG GGCTGGAGCGGAATAGGGGCAGAGGTATTTCTCAGCTTGCCGTGCCTCTTGGGGTCAAGCGGGTCCATGCGTCTGGCTGGTGTCTCACTGGGGAAGGAGGAAGATTCTAAACTGAAGGAAAGCATCAAATCACTCACTAATCTCATTGGTCAGTTGAGGATATGA
- the cpt1ab gene encoding carnitine O-palmitoyltransferase 1, liver isoform isoform X2 — protein sequence MAEAHQAVAFQFTVTPDGIDLQLCHEALRQIYLSGLHSWKKRFIRFKNGVMTGVYPGSPGGFMVVVVSYMSYNKYKQLDPSLGLIAKLGQHMPISKYMSTDSQKIVGGVLVGTGLWVTIIMIMRNVLKCLLSWHGWMYARHGSVSWSTRLWMLLVKVFSGRKPMLYSFQSSLPRLPVPPVNDTCRRYLESVRPLMDDEQFERMTGLAKDFEMKLGPRLQWYLKLKSWWASNYVSDWWEEYIYLRGRGPIMVNSNYYAMDFLYVFPTSVQAARAGNAIHALMIYRRRLDRAQIKPLMLLNTIPMCSSQYERMFNTSRVPGVDTDVLQHTNESKHIAVYHKGRFYKVWMFYDGRLLLPREIEQQMERILADRSEPAPGEERLAALTAGDRTPWAKCRDTYFSRGKNKQSLDAIEKAAFFVTLDETEQRFEESNPVKSLDSYAKSLLHGKCYDRWFDKSFNLIVFKNGTMGLNAEHSWADAPIIGHLWEHVLSMDPFKLGYTEDGHCCGEPHPNLPAPQRLQWDINDECQGIIDGSLTVARILADDVDSHIFPFNDFGKGLIKKCRTSPDAFIQIALQLAHYRDKGKFCLTYEASMTRLFREGRTETVRSCTSETCTFVHSMIRDETREQRLKLLKLAAEKHQNMYRLAMTGMGIDRHLFCLYVVSKYLGEDSPFLKEVLSEPWRLSTSQTPLQQVELFDLVRHPEYVSSGGGFGPVADDGYGVSYIIVGENLINFHISSKHSSPETDSHRFGANIRQAMLDILDLFQLENKVSK from the exons ATGGCAGAAGCTCACCAGGCAGTGGCCTTTCAGTTCACTGTCACCCCAGATGGCATCGATCTGCAGCTGTGCCATGAGGCTCTGCGCCAAATCTACCTCTCTGGTCTTCACTCGTGGAAGAAAAGATTCATTCGTTTCAAG AATGGAGTAATGACTGGTGTGTACCCAGGCAGCCCAGGTGGCTTCATGGTTGTGGTCGTGTCTTACATGTCCtacaataaatacaaacaaCTGGATCCATCGCTTGGCTTGATTGCCAAACTGGGACAACACATGCCTATTAG TAAATATATGTCGACAGACAGCCAGAAGATTGTTGGTGGGGTCTTGGTGGGCACAGGTCTATGGGTGACCATCATCATGATCATGAGGAATGTCCTCAAGTGCCTGTTGTCGTGGCATGGCTGGATGTATGCGCGCCACGGCTCGGTATCCTGGTCGACTCGATTGTGGATG TTGTTAGTTAAGGTGTTCTCTGGAAGGAAACCCATGCTCTATAGTTTCCAGAGCTCCTTGCCGCGGCTGCCTGTTCCACCTGTAAATGATACCTGCAGAAGG TACCTCGAGTCAGTCCGCCCACTaatggatgatgaacaatttgAACGGATGACGGGACTGGCTAAAGACTTTGAGATGAAACTGGGTCCTAGATTGCAGTGGTACCTAAAACTGAAGTCATGGTGGGCCTCCAATTAT GTCAGTGACTGGTGGGAAGAGTATATTTACCTTAGAGGTCGGGGGCCCATCATGGTGAACAGCAACTACTATGCTATG GACTTCCTTTATGTGTTCCCCACCTCAGTTCAGGCTGCCAGAGCAGGTAATGCCATTCATGCCCTCATGATCTACAGGAGGAGGCTCGACCGAGCTCAGATCAAGCCA CTCATGCTCCTAAACACTATCCCCATGTGTTCCTCCCAATACGAGCGTATGTTCAACACCAGTCGTGTCCCAGGTGTAGACACAG ATGTCCTTCAGCACACGAATGAGAGCAAACACATAGCCGTGTACCACAAAGGGCGCTTCTACAAGGTGTGGATGTTTTATGATGGAAGGCTTCTCTTGCCACGGGAGATCGAACAGCAGATGGAAAGGATCCTGGCTGACCGGTCGGAGCCCGCGCCAGGAGAGGAGAGGCTCGCTGCACTTACTGCAGGGGACAG GACACCATGGGCAAAGTGCCGCGACACCTACTTCAGCCGTGGCAAGAACAAGCAGTCTCTGGACGCCATTGAGAAGGCAGCCTTCTTTGTGACACTGGATGAAACAGAGCAGCGATTCGAAGAAAGCAACCCAGTGAAGTCTCTGGATAGTTATGCAAAGTCTCTGCTGCACGGAAAGTGTTACGACAG GTGGTTTGATAAATCCTTTAACTTGATCGTTTTTAAGAATGGAACCATGGGGCTGAATGCTGAACACTCCTGGGCTGATGCTCCCATCATTGGTCATCTGTGGGAG CATGTGCTTTCCATGGACCCATTTAAGCTTGGATATACCGAAGATGGGCACTGCTGTGGGGAGCCCCATCCCAACCTGCCTGCCCCGCAGAGACTGCAATGGGACATCAATGATGAG TGCCAAGGAATCATCGACGGCTCGCTGACAGTTGCCAGGATTCTGGCAGACGACGTGGACAGCCACATTTTCCCCTTCAATGATTTTGGCAAGGGTCTCATCAAGAAGTGCCGTACCAGTCCTGATGCCTTCATCCAGATTGCCCTGCAGTTGGCTCATTACAGG GACAAGGGCAAGTTCTGCCTGACCTATGAAGCCTCCATGACCCGTTTGTTCCGTGAGGGTCGAACGGAAACGGTCCGCTCCTGCACCTCGGAAACGTGCACTTTCGTCCATTCTATGATCAGAGACGAGACT AGAGAACAACGTCTGAAGTTGCTCAAACTTGCTGCAGAGAAGCACCAAAACATGTACCGCCTGGCTATGACTGGCATGGGCATTGATCGCCACCTCTTCTGTCTTTACGTGGTTTCCAAATACCTGGGGGAAGACTCGCCCTTCCTCAAGGAG GTGCTGTCTGAGCCGTGGAGGCTGTCCACCAGTCAGACGCCGCTGCAGCAGGTGGAGCTGTTTGACCTGGTCAGACACCCTGAATATGTGTCATCTGGAGGCGGCTTTGGACCG GTGGCTGATGATGGTTATGGTGTGTCTTACATCATCGTTGGAGAAAACCTGATCAACTTCCACATCTCCAGCAAACACTCCAGCCCAGAAACT GACTCTCACCGTTTTGGCGCCAACATCAGACAGGCCATGTTGGACATACTCGACCTCTTCCAGCTCGAGAACAAAGTTTCTAAGTGA
- the si:dkeyp-19e1.3 gene encoding USP6 N-terminal-like protein isoform X2 has protein sequence MKKDIDTLIAEERADIISKYEKGRQEGVRIDPWEDADYSIYKVTDRFGFLHEKELPTPSVLEEKQKQQELERVGKWLKMVKNWSKYKNSDKLVKRVYKGIPLQLRGQAWALLLDIEKVKKDNEGKYEKMKQQARSFSTEIKQIDLDVNRTFRNHIMFMDRFGVKQQALFHVLAAYSVYNTEVSYCQGMSQIAAILLMYLNEEDAFWALSQLLTNSKHAMHGFFIPGFPKLQRFQAHHERILSKMLPKLRKHLDMEQMSCGVYTTKWFLQCFIDRSPFTLTLRLWDIYILEGEKMLTAMAYTTLKLHKKRLLKFQLEDLREFLQEQLAASFLLPDDIVVEQLQAAMSELRSKKLDQPPPAKSEELPKKPLGQERPIHLLPLQPSCPLEVKSDLQPISQSNKESITPEHTNPQASKSHSRAPPLPPKPAKPCAEVNDGKDVKGRVPEKAQGRKLCAAPDTREEPMEWPPPYEATSLEDPSMHTEMLDLPELPPPPLFYSTEEEQTVSPPAQNLSPPPSVATLKHSPEAPTKSLLSSPCGFTSSSSPRHPPPKPTKFPVSLYVPATSADRRPSNTSQYDNLSEADDDDRCPERLLGSTPEEVPVHRDYDPALYPLPTPPIFIPSSPSPLLSLHCTLPSLPQESEYEGDDRWVEGSIIIPSPPPNFADRLSPQPCHTTTSPPTYSKPFTRGPRDHSAFPAPLLYTRSPPGHPRFSGQSALGVPEVQSSADFCRMPPAGQQPPKSVTF, from the exons aTGAAGAAGGACATAGACACACTGATAGCAGAAGAACGCGCTGACATCATTTCCAAATATGAGAAG ggCAGGCAAGAGGGTGTCAGGATTGACCCTTGGGAGGATGCTGACTACAGCATCTATAAGGTGACGGACCGCTTCGGCTTCCTGCA TGAGAAAGAGCTACCGACGCCCAGTGTGCTTGAAGaaaag CAAAAGCAACAAGAGCTTGAGCGTGTGGGGAAGTGGCTAAAGATGGTGAAGAACTGGAGCAAGTATAAGAACAGTGACAAA TTGGTGAAGCGTGTTTATAAAGGCATCCCCCTCCAGCTAAGAGGCCAGGCCTGGGCTTTACTTTTGGACATAGAGAAGGTTAAAAAAGACAATGAGGGAAAATATGAG aaaatgaaGCAGCAGGCTCGCAGCTTCTCCACAGAGATCAAACAGATTGACTTGGATGTTAACAGAACCTTCCGGAACCACATCATGTTCATGGACCGCTTTGGAGTCAA GCAGCAGGCACTCTTTCATGTACTAGCAGCCTACTCTGTCTACAACACG GAGGTGAGCTACTGTCAGGGGATGAGTCAGATTGCTGCTATCCTGCTCATGTACCTGAATGAGGAGGACGCCTTCTGGGCTTTGTCCCAGCTCCTCACCAACAGCAAACATGCCATGCATG GTTTCTTCATCCCGGGATTTCCCAAACTGCAGCGTTTCCAAGCCCACCATGAGCGGATACTCTCCAAAATGCTGCCTAAACTGAGGAAGCACCTG GACATGGAACAGATGTCATGTGGGGTTTACACCACTAAGTGGTTCCTCCAGTGCTTTATTGACAGA AGCCCCTTCACACTCACCCTGCGTTTATGGGACATCTATATTCTGGAGGGGGAGAAGATGCTGACGGCCATGGCTTATACAACCCTCAAGTTACACAAGA AGCGTTTGCTGAAGTTTCAGTTGGAGGACCTGAGGGAGTTTCTTCAGGAGCAGCTGGCTGCTTCGTTCTTACTTCCAGACGACATAGTGGTGGAACAACTACAGGCTGCTATGTCGGAGCTACGCAGTAAAAAGTTGGACCAACCTCCTCCGG CAAAGTCAGAGGAGCTACCAAAGAAGCCCCTTGGTCAAGAGAGGCCAATTCACCTGCTCCCTCTGCAGCCAAGCTGTCCTCTTGAAGTCAAAAGTGATCTGCAGCCCATCAGCCAGTCTAATAAGGAGAGCATCACCCCAGAGCACACCAACCCCCAAGCCTCCAAAAGCCACAGCAG AGCACCTCCGTTACCTCCCAAACCAGCAAAACCCTGCGCCGAGGTAAATGACGGCAAAGATGTGAAGGGAAGGGTCCCTGAAAAAGCTCAAGGAAGGAAACTTTGTGCAGCCCCAGACACTCGGGAGGAGCCTATGGAATGGCCCCCACCCTATGAAGCCACTTCTCTGGAGGATCCTAGCATGCATACAGAGATGTTGGACTTGCCAGAGCTGCCACCTCCACCATTGTTTTACTCCACAGAAGAAGAGCAAACAGTTAGTCCACCGGCCCAGAACCTTTCCCCGCCCCCATCGGTGGCAACATTAAAGCATTCTCCAGAGGCGCCAACCAAGTCGCTGCTGTCTTCTCCCTGCGGCTTCacatcctcttcctctcctAGGCACCCTCCCCCCAAGCCCACTAAATTTCCGGTGTCCCTGTACGTTCCAGCAACTTCGGCCGACAGGCGCCCTTCCAACACCTCCCAGTACGACAACCTTTCCGAAGCTGATGATGACGATCGCTGCCCAGAGAGGTTGTTGGGCTCCACCCCCGAGGAGGTTCCTGTCCACAGAGACTACGACCCCGCTCTATATCCGCTGCCTACACCTCCCATCTTCATCCCGTCATCACCGTCTCCTCTGCTGTCCTTGCACTGCACTCTTCCCAGTTTGCCTCAGGAGTCAGAATATGAAGGAGATGACCGCTGGGTGGAGGGCTCCATTATCATCCCATCTCCTCCGCCCAACTTTGCAGACAGACTCTCTCCCCAGCCGTGTCACACAACCACCTCGCCCCCTACTTACTCTAAGCCTTTCACTCGGGGCCCCAGGGACCATTCTGCCTTCCCGGCGCCACTCTTGTACACCAGGTCTCCCCCGGGCCACCCCAGGTTCTCAGGACAGTCTGCGTTGGGAGTGCCTGAGGTGCAATCCAGCGCAGACTTTTGCAGGATGCCTCCTGCAGGACAGCAGCCTCCAAAGTCTGTCACCTTTTAA
- the cpt1ab gene encoding carnitine O-palmitoyltransferase 1, liver isoform isoform X1: protein MAEAHQAVAFQFTVTPDGIDLQLCHEALRQIYLSGLHSWKKRFIRFKNGVMTGVYPGSPGGFMVVVVSYMSYNKYKQLDPSLGLIAKLGQHMPISKYMSTDSQKIVGGVLVGTGLWVTIIMIMRNVLKCLLSWHGWMYARHGSVSWSTRLWMLLVKVFSGRKPMLYSFQSSLPRLPVPPVNDTCRRYLESVRPLMDDEQFERMTGLAKDFEMKLGPRLQWYLKLKSWWASNYVSDWWEEYIYLRGRGPIMVNSNYYAMDFLYVFPTSVQAARAGNAIHALMIYRRRLDRAQIKPIYLLANKVPLCSAQWERMFNTTRIPGLETDVLQHTNESKHIAVYHKGRFYKVWMFYDGRLLLPREIEQQMERILADRSEPAPGEERLAALTAGDRTPWAKCRDTYFSRGKNKQSLDAIEKAAFFVTLDETEQRFEESNPVKSLDSYAKSLLHGKCYDRWFDKSFNLIVFKNGTMGLNAEHSWADAPIIGHLWEHVLSMDPFKLGYTEDGHCCGEPHPNLPAPQRLQWDINDECQGIIDGSLTVARILADDVDSHIFPFNDFGKGLIKKCRTSPDAFIQIALQLAHYRDKGKFCLTYEASMTRLFREGRTETVRSCTSETCTFVHSMIRDETREQRLKLLKLAAEKHQNMYRLAMTGMGIDRHLFCLYVVSKYLGEDSPFLKEVLSEPWRLSTSQTPLQQVELFDLVRHPEYVSSGGGFGPVADDGYGVSYIIVGENLINFHISSKHSSPETDSHRFGANIRQAMLDILDLFQLENKVSK, encoded by the exons ATGGCAGAAGCTCACCAGGCAGTGGCCTTTCAGTTCACTGTCACCCCAGATGGCATCGATCTGCAGCTGTGCCATGAGGCTCTGCGCCAAATCTACCTCTCTGGTCTTCACTCGTGGAAGAAAAGATTCATTCGTTTCAAG AATGGAGTAATGACTGGTGTGTACCCAGGCAGCCCAGGTGGCTTCATGGTTGTGGTCGTGTCTTACATGTCCtacaataaatacaaacaaCTGGATCCATCGCTTGGCTTGATTGCCAAACTGGGACAACACATGCCTATTAG TAAATATATGTCGACAGACAGCCAGAAGATTGTTGGTGGGGTCTTGGTGGGCACAGGTCTATGGGTGACCATCATCATGATCATGAGGAATGTCCTCAAGTGCCTGTTGTCGTGGCATGGCTGGATGTATGCGCGCCACGGCTCGGTATCCTGGTCGACTCGATTGTGGATG TTGTTAGTTAAGGTGTTCTCTGGAAGGAAACCCATGCTCTATAGTTTCCAGAGCTCCTTGCCGCGGCTGCCTGTTCCACCTGTAAATGATACCTGCAGAAGG TACCTCGAGTCAGTCCGCCCACTaatggatgatgaacaatttgAACGGATGACGGGACTGGCTAAAGACTTTGAGATGAAACTGGGTCCTAGATTGCAGTGGTACCTAAAACTGAAGTCATGGTGGGCCTCCAATTAT GTCAGTGACTGGTGGGAAGAGTATATTTACCTTAGAGGTCGGGGGCCCATCATGGTGAACAGCAACTACTATGCTATG GACTTCCTTTATGTGTTCCCCACCTCAGTTCAGGCTGCCAGAGCAGGTAATGCCATTCATGCCCTCATGATCTACAGGAGGAGGCTCGACCGAGCTCAGATCAAGCCA ATATACTTGCTGGCAAACAAGGTTCCTCTGTGTTCGGCTCAGTGGGAGCGGATGTTTAACACTACCCGCATCCCCGGTTTGGAGACAG ATGTCCTTCAGCACACGAATGAGAGCAAACACATAGCCGTGTACCACAAAGGGCGCTTCTACAAGGTGTGGATGTTTTATGATGGAAGGCTTCTCTTGCCACGGGAGATCGAACAGCAGATGGAAAGGATCCTGGCTGACCGGTCGGAGCCCGCGCCAGGAGAGGAGAGGCTCGCTGCACTTACTGCAGGGGACAG GACACCATGGGCAAAGTGCCGCGACACCTACTTCAGCCGTGGCAAGAACAAGCAGTCTCTGGACGCCATTGAGAAGGCAGCCTTCTTTGTGACACTGGATGAAACAGAGCAGCGATTCGAAGAAAGCAACCCAGTGAAGTCTCTGGATAGTTATGCAAAGTCTCTGCTGCACGGAAAGTGTTACGACAG GTGGTTTGATAAATCCTTTAACTTGATCGTTTTTAAGAATGGAACCATGGGGCTGAATGCTGAACACTCCTGGGCTGATGCTCCCATCATTGGTCATCTGTGGGAG CATGTGCTTTCCATGGACCCATTTAAGCTTGGATATACCGAAGATGGGCACTGCTGTGGGGAGCCCCATCCCAACCTGCCTGCCCCGCAGAGACTGCAATGGGACATCAATGATGAG TGCCAAGGAATCATCGACGGCTCGCTGACAGTTGCCAGGATTCTGGCAGACGACGTGGACAGCCACATTTTCCCCTTCAATGATTTTGGCAAGGGTCTCATCAAGAAGTGCCGTACCAGTCCTGATGCCTTCATCCAGATTGCCCTGCAGTTGGCTCATTACAGG GACAAGGGCAAGTTCTGCCTGACCTATGAAGCCTCCATGACCCGTTTGTTCCGTGAGGGTCGAACGGAAACGGTCCGCTCCTGCACCTCGGAAACGTGCACTTTCGTCCATTCTATGATCAGAGACGAGACT AGAGAACAACGTCTGAAGTTGCTCAAACTTGCTGCAGAGAAGCACCAAAACATGTACCGCCTGGCTATGACTGGCATGGGCATTGATCGCCACCTCTTCTGTCTTTACGTGGTTTCCAAATACCTGGGGGAAGACTCGCCCTTCCTCAAGGAG GTGCTGTCTGAGCCGTGGAGGCTGTCCACCAGTCAGACGCCGCTGCAGCAGGTGGAGCTGTTTGACCTGGTCAGACACCCTGAATATGTGTCATCTGGAGGCGGCTTTGGACCG GTGGCTGATGATGGTTATGGTGTGTCTTACATCATCGTTGGAGAAAACCTGATCAACTTCCACATCTCCAGCAAACACTCCAGCCCAGAAACT GACTCTCACCGTTTTGGCGCCAACATCAGACAGGCCATGTTGGACATACTCGACCTCTTCCAGCTCGAGAACAAAGTTTCTAAGTGA